The Ammospiza nelsoni isolate bAmmNel1 chromosome 10, bAmmNel1.pri, whole genome shotgun sequence genome includes a region encoding these proteins:
- the FOXL2 gene encoding forkhead box protein L2, with translation MMSNYPDGEEDTVALLAHDTGGSKEPDRGKEELSADKGPEKPDPSQKPPYSYVALIAMAIRESAEKRLTLSGIYQYIISKFPFYEKNKKGWQNSIRHNLSLNECFIKVPREGGGERKGNYWTLDPACEDMFEKGNYRRRRRMKRPFRPPPTHFQPGKTLFGPDSYGYLSPPKYLQSTFMNNSWPLAQPPAPMPYTSCQMSGGNVSPVNVKGLSGPASYSPYSRVQSMALPSMVNSYNGVGHHHHHPHAHHPQQLSPASPAPPSAPAANGAGLQFACARQPAELSMMHCSYWEHDSKHSALHSRIDI, from the coding sequence ATGATGAGCAACTACCCGGACGGCGAGGAGGACACGGTGGCGCTGCTGGCTCATGACACCGGCGGCAGCAAGGAGCCGGATCGGGGCAAGGAGGAGCTGAGCGCGGACAAGGGCCCCGAGAAGCCGGACCCCTCGCAGAAGCCCCCCTATTCCTACGTGGCCCTGATCGCCATGGCCATTCGGGAGAGCGCGGAGAAGAGGCTAACGCTGTCTGGGATCTACCAGTACATCATCAGCAAGTTCCCTTTCTACGAGAAGAACAAGAAAGGCTGGCAGAACAGCATCCGCCACAACCTCAGCCTCAACGAGTGCTTCATCAAGGTGCCCCGGGAGGGCGGCGGCGAGCGCAAGGGCAACTACTGGACCCTGGACCCCGCCTGCGAGGACATGTTCGAGAAGGGCAACTACCGCAGAAGACGAAGGATGAAACGGCCTTTCCGGCCGCCTCCGACCCACTTCCAGCCGGGCAAGACCCTCTTCGGCCCCGACAGCTACGGCTACCTGTCCCCGCCCAAGTACTTGCAGTCCACCTTCATGAACAACTCGTGGCCGCTGGCGCAGCCCCCCGCGCCCATGCCCTACACGTCCTGCCAGATGTCTGGTGGGAACGTCAGTCCCGTCAATGTGAAAGGACTCTCGGGCCCGGCGTCCTACAGCCCCTACTCGCGGGTGCAGAGCATGGCGCTGCCCAGCATGGTGAACTCCTACAACGGCGTgggccaccaccaccaccacccgCACGCCCACCacccccagcagctcagcccgGCCAGCCCCGCGCCGCCCTCGGCCCCGGCGGCAAACGGAGCCGGCCTCCAGTTTGCCTGCGCCCGCCAGCCCGCCGAGCTGTCCATGATGCACTGTTCTTACTGGGAGCACGACAGCAAACACAGCGCCCTGCACTCCCGCATAGACATCTAG